Proteins from a single region of Haloterrigena turkmenica DSM 5511:
- a CDS encoding twin-arginine translocation signal domain-containing protein: MNRRAFLRGTAVAGTAAIAGCLERLGFEEESAWDNPPLVEDRPDAVYLPAGKEEMGHYGRASDGEYAVELSYTIPHRFWTVSGDTQRVDVDTDDSMHLMLTVWDEETDTILPVNTDLELQREDGEVVEQLTPWSMLSQRMGTHYGDNVTLPEEGAYTARVRVGPVTTDRTGAFEGRFEETSTLEVEFEFERSDIHDLEFNMVDEERRGAREAHTLMDPSGHDGHGDGGHGDGEPGHAPTSDGPPVAELPGDRLGTERSADAKITAIRASAERVAGDGDYLVVCPRTPYNDVSLPSATLRATVERDGTTVLEGESLAETIDPEFGHHYGLDLEALESGDELTVAVDRPPQVARHDGYETAFFDFDDVRYTVS; the protein is encoded by the coding sequence ATGAACCGTCGGGCCTTTCTCCGTGGTACGGCCGTCGCCGGCACCGCCGCTATCGCCGGCTGTCTCGAGCGTCTGGGTTTCGAAGAGGAGTCGGCCTGGGACAACCCGCCGCTCGTGGAGGATCGCCCCGACGCGGTCTATCTGCCCGCGGGCAAAGAGGAGATGGGCCACTACGGTCGCGCGAGCGACGGCGAGTACGCCGTCGAACTCTCCTATACGATCCCCCACCGGTTCTGGACTGTCTCCGGCGACACCCAGCGGGTCGACGTGGACACCGACGACAGCATGCACCTCATGCTGACCGTCTGGGACGAGGAAACGGACACCATCCTTCCGGTGAATACCGACCTCGAACTCCAGCGTGAGGACGGCGAGGTCGTCGAGCAGCTGACGCCGTGGTCGATGCTCTCCCAGCGGATGGGGACCCACTACGGCGACAACGTCACGCTCCCCGAAGAAGGCGCCTACACCGCCCGCGTCCGGGTCGGTCCGGTCACGACCGACCGAACCGGCGCGTTCGAGGGTCGGTTCGAGGAGACGAGCACGCTCGAGGTCGAGTTCGAGTTCGAGCGCTCGGACATCCACGACCTCGAGTTCAACATGGTCGACGAGGAGCGGCGGGGCGCCCGCGAGGCCCACACACTGATGGACCCCAGTGGACACGACGGGCACGGGGATGGCGGGCACGGCGACGGCGAACCCGGACACGCCCCGACATCCGACGGGCCGCCGGTCGCGGAGCTTCCCGGCGACCGGCTCGGAACCGAACGCAGCGCGGACGCGAAGATCACCGCGATCCGGGCGAGCGCCGAACGGGTGGCCGGCGACGGCGACTATCTCGTCGTCTGTCCCCGAACGCCGTACAACGACGTGAGCCTCCCGTCCGCGACGCTGCGCGCTACGGTCGAGCGCGACGGAACGACCGTCCTCGAGGGTGAGTCGCTCGCAGAGACGATCGATCCCGAGTTTGGCCACCACTACGGACTCGATCTCGAGGCCCTCGAGAGCGGTGACGAACTCACCGTCGCCGTCGACCGACCGCCGCAGGTGGCGCGCCACGACGGCTACGAAACCGCGTTTTTCGACTTCGACGACGTGCGGTATACCGTGTCCTGA